The genomic DNA ATTTTTGCCTTCGACTAGCCATACTTTAAGCGATATAAGTAAAAATGGTAGCTATGAGTCTTGGATACTATTTTTTAGCGATGAAATTATCATAAAGCTTCTCAAAAAATACAATATAACCACAAAGCCTTGTCAAAATAATAATGAAAATATAAGTTTTATTGCAAAAAATAATATAATCATAAATTTATTTGAATCACTAAATTTATATAACTCAAATTTAGATGTTAAAGAGATACTAGATCTCAAATTTGAAGAGCTATTTTTGTATTTAGTTAAAAGCAATAATAAAGAGTTTATATCCTATATAAACCAGATAAAAAGGCTGAATTTGCTTGATTTTAAAAGTATGTTTTTTGAAGATTTTATCTATGAGAATGTGGCTTCTATGGCTAAAACTGCTAAAATGGATATAAGTAGTTTTAGTAGAAAATTTAAGCTAGTTTTTGGCAAAAGTCCAAAAGAATGGCTAGATGATAAGAGATTTGAGCTAGCCTTGCAATTAGTCAAAAACTCAAATAAAAATATAAATCAAATTTGTCTAGAATGTGGATTTGGCTCGCCAGCGTGGTTTATAGCTAGATTTAAAGCTAAATTTGGCACAACTCCATATAAACTAAAAATATCAAATAACTAGTATAATTTAACATAAAAAATATATATTTTATATCAAATTTCTTTTATAATTTTATAAAATATTAAAGGAAATAATATGAAAAAAACATTAGTCGCATTTAGCATTGTTTCTAGTTTAGCACTCTCTTTACAAGCAAAAGAGCAAATCAAAATAGAAATCTCAAATTTAAGCAATCCAGAAAGTGTCTTTGTGATGAATAAAAACGTTTATATCTCACAGCTAGGAGCAAAGCTTGATCCACTCAGCAAAGACGGTGACGGATTTATCTCAAAGCTTGATTATAACGGAAAAGTTATATCAAAAGAGTTTATTAAAGGGCTAAATGCTCCAAAGGGACTTTTGGTTGATAGTGGAAAAATCTTTGTAGCTGACATTGACGAAATCAAGATTTTTGATGAAAAAAGTGGCGAAAAACTACTTTTTATACCTATAAAAGATAGCATTTTTCTAAACCATATCACAAAGCT from Campylobacter iguaniorum includes the following:
- a CDS encoding helix-turn-helix domain-containing protein; translation: MNLPNDLLNKYQNICNDNLIFVKYKVEKSTPNYEASFRQNAIIYVKTGQKIVITPKNKYTINQQELLFLPSTSHTLSDISKNGSYESWILFFSDEIIIKLLKKYNITTKPCQNNNENISFIAKNNIIINLFESLNLYNSNLDVKEILDLKFEELFLYLVKSNNKEFISYINQIKRLNLLDFKSMFFEDFIYENVASMAKTAKMDISSFSRKFKLVFGKSPKEWLDDKRFELALQLVKNSNKNINQICLECGFGSPAWFIARFKAKFGTTPYKLKISNN